A segment of the Myxococcus guangdongensis genome:
TGGGAGGAGGGCGAGGACGTGGAGGCCCTGCTGAGCGAGGCGCGCGCGGCCTTCGAGCAGGCGCGCGAGGCGGCCCCCCAGCAGAGCTACGCCTACAACAACCTGGGCGAGGTGGAGGCGGTGCGCGCGGGCTTCCTCCTGGCGCGCGGGCAGGACCCGTCCCCGGGCCTGAAGACGGCGGAGGCCGCCTACCGCAAGACGCTGGAGATGATGCCCGGCGACGCGGACGTGTGGACCAACCTGGCCCGGGTGCACGTGCTCGCGGCCACGCACGCGCTGCAGGAGCGGCGCGACGTGGCGCCCCGGCTCACCCGCGCGCAGGAGGCACTGGACCGCGCCCGGGAGCTCAACCCACGGCTGGGCTACGCGTGGCGCTACCAGGGCGCCCTCTTCGACGTGCACGCGCGCGAGCGGGTGCGCCTGGGCACCGCGAGGGAGGAGGACTTCCGGCGGACCCAGGAGGCGCTCGCCCAGGCGGTGGAGCTGTCCCCCCGCCGCCACGAGTACGTGCTGGCCGCGAGCGAGCTCGCGCTGGCCTGGGGGCGCTGGAAGGCGCGCGCGGGACAGGACGCGACCGAGGTGCTGACGCGCGCCTTGGAGGACGTCGAGCGCATCCTCGCGGCCCGGCCGAAGTGGGCCCGGGCGCAGCTGCTGCGCGCCGGGCTCCTGTGGGCGCTGGCGGAGGGCTCCGCCGTGCCCGAGCAACGTCAGGCGTGGACGACGCGTGCCCGCGCCGACGCGGAGCAGGCGCTGGCGAAGAACCCGCACCTGGCCTCGACATGGAAGGCGCGGCTGGCACCGGACCTGGAGCTGTCCGCGCGGCCCGCCGCGCCCTGAGGCGTGCGCCCGACGACTACTTCTTCGGCTCCTCGGGCGGGTCCGTCGTCACGTCCAGGCCGCCCTTCTTCGTCTCCGCGTTGGAGCCGATGAAGCTCTTCGCCTGCTGTGAAGGCGGGGGGGCGGGAATCACGACGTCGAACGGGTAGACGCGCTTGAGGCACGTCTGCGTCACGTGCTGGTCGCTCTCCTGCGCCAGCGGGCTGGAGGTGTCCAGGACGAAGGAGCTCGACCCCGAGAGGCAGGTGGTCCCGTCCTTGAAAACCACCTGGGCGGAGGCGACGCCGTGCAGCTTGAACTCCACCTCCTCGCCGTGCTTCACGATGTTCGAGGGGCTGTAGATGATGTCGTCGGACGTGATGGTGACGGTGACAGTCATGGGCCGTGACTCCTTCCGGGTTGGAACCGCAGACGCGGTGTGGATTGCAGGCACCGTACCAGAGGCGACCGACGTGCCCGTCCCTCGAAGCGAAGGCGTCACCTGCTCACGCGGCATGCACGCGGACACGTCAACGACGCGTCATCCCCGAGGACTGACGTGTCCGGAGTGATTACGCGTCCGACAGGCCCAGCTCGCGCACGCGGCGCTGGAGCGCGCGGCGGGAGACCTCCAGCCGCTGCACCATCTTGTCCAGATCTCCCGCGCACTCCTGGAAGCAGCGGGTGATTTCCTCCGGGCTCAAGTCCCGGGCGGTGCGGATGAGCGAGCTCTTGTCGATGAGCACGTAGACGGACGGGCGGGGGATGCCGAGGAAGTCCGCGGTGGCCTTGAGGTCCCACGAGCACGCGCGCAGCGCCTCGAGCAGCTCGGCCTCGCCCACCTCCGAGGGCTTGCGCCGCGAGGACTTCGCCTCCCCCGCCGCCTCGGGGACACCCGCCCCGGCCGGGGCCAGCACCCGCCCGGGCACCGGCAGCGACTCGGCGTCCAGCGTCTGCTCCAGCCGCGAGTCCACGCGCAGACCGGGCAGGCCCCGGCTGCCGATGACGAGCTGCCGGGTGATGTTGCGCAGCTGCCGCACGTTGCCGGGCCACGCGTAGCGCACCAGCCGCACCGCGACGGACGCGGGCAGCCAGGGCGCCGCGCGCGGGTCCGTGGGCGCCAGCCGCCAACCCTCGCCCGTCGTCTCCAGCTCCTGCCGGGCGAAGTGGAGGAACAACGGGCCAATGTCCTCGCGCCGCTCGCGCAGGGGCGGCACGCGCAGCTCGAAGCCCGCCAGCCGGTGGAGCAGCGGCGCCTTGAACAGGCGCTCCTCGATGCGGGCCTCCAGGTTGGAGTCCGTGGCGGCCACCAGCCGCACATCCACGGGCACCGGCGTGTGCCCGCCCACCGGGTACACCTCGCCCGTCTCCAGCACGCGCAGGAGCGCGGCCTGCACCTCGGCGGGCGCCTCGCCCACCTCGTCCAGGAACAGCGTGCCGCCGTGCGCCGCGCGGAAGAAGCCATCCCGGTCGCGGCTCGCGCCCGTGTACGCGCCGCGCTGCGCGCCGAACAGCTCCGCGGCCACCAGCTCCTTGGAGAGCGCGCCCAGATTCACGCTGACGAACGGCCCCGAGCGGCGCGGCCCCTGCTCGTGGATGGCGCGCGCCACCAGCTCCTTGCCCGTGCCCGTCTCGCCGCGGATGAGCACCGGCACCGCCAGGTCCGCCACCCGCAGGATGTCGTCGCGGAGCTGCTGGAGGGACTGGCTCTGCCCCACCAGCCCCAAGTCCCGATGGACCGACGGGGGCACCGTCGACGCCAGGTGCAGCAGCAGCACCACGCGCTCGGCGAGCACCAGCGGCACCCCGGCCACCAGCTCCTCCTGGGTGAACTCCCGGCCCCCGGCCACCGACTCACCGGCCACGCACACCTGGGTGCCATCCTCCGGCACGCGCAGGCGCAGGCCCCCGTGGGACGCGGGCTCGAAGAGCACCGGCGTCCGGCTCAGGAAGGGGTCTCCCAACGGCAGCGCCAGGAGCCCTCCGGGACGCGAGAAGTCCGGGGCATTGCGCGACAACGCCGCCGTCCGGCCCACGCTGGCGAGCACCTCCAACAGGAGCCGCTCCCCGATGCGCTGGGGGTGGGGATGGGACACGACTGTCAGCGCTGGCACACTCCGCGGGGCCGTCGCGGGTGAGCCTTTCGTCTGCACGGCGGTCGTCGACATGTCGGCGGCGAGCTTCTGCTGCATGGGGCTGAGTTCGGTTTACAGGTGCTTCCAACCTATCAGCCTACACCGGCTCGACAGCGGTTGTTCGCCTGGACCGCATCCACCGGACAACCCGGCGACCGCCCGCCTTGGCCCTCCCGCCGCGCCACCTCATTCCAGGGAGACTGGAAGAGGACCGGCGCGGGCCGGGAGCGTTTCCCCTACGCGGTGGAGGTCATCCACCGCGTGCGGGGCGTCTTCTCAGGCGGGAGTCTCCGTCGGGGCGGACGCGGGCGCGGGCGCGGTCTCCTCGGCGGGGGTGGTGCTGCTCGCCGCGGCGGGCTTCTCGGCCGAGGGCTTCTCGGCGGAGGCGGCGGCGGGCTTCTCGGCCGAGGGCTTCTCGGCGGAGGGCGGCGGGCTGCGCTTGGCCTCGGCCGCGGCGGCGCGGACCTGCTCGCGGGCGCGCTGGGCCACCTTCGGATTGGGCGCCAGAATCATGAACATCAAGCGCCCTTCCATCCGCGGCGGCTGCTCCACCACGGCGACATCCTTCAGGTCCTTCGCCACGTCATCGAGGATGGCGGTGCCCTGCTCCTTGTGCGTGATTTCACGCCCGCGGAACTGGATGACGACCTTCGCCTTGTCACCCTCTTCGATGAAGCGGCGCGTGTTGCGGACCTTGAAGTCGTAGTCGTGGTCTTCCGTCTTCGGACGGAGCTTCACTTCCTTCAGGTGGACCACGACCTGGGCACGCTTGGCTTCCGAGGCCTTCTTCTTCTCCTCGTACTTGAACTTGCCGTAGTCCATGATCTTGCAGACTGGCGGCGAAGCCATCGGGCTGATCTCGACGAGGTCCAGACCCTCGGAGCGCGACTTCTCGAGCGCGGCCTCGAGCGGCATGACGCCCAGCTGCTCGCCCCCCGAGCCGATGACGCGGACTTCACGGGCGCGGATGCGGCGGTTGGTCCTCTGGTCGCGGCTCTGGCCGCGGCTGCTTCTCTGATCACGAAGAATGTTGCGCTCCTTCGAAGGGGTGTAGGACCTGCTACCCAAGGGTGTGGCAGGTCGCGAAGTTACGGCATGGCTCGGGTGAACCGAACCTTGAATCTAATCGCTCCCTTGCCCGGTGAGAAAGGGAGCTGGCGGGGTGTACACGCCCCCGGGGCGAGGACTAGCCCACCGGCGGACATAACACCAGGGCCCCCGACGTGCCCTGGAATCCCACGCGTGGGGTCAGCCAATGGACGGACCCGCGCGGCGGGCCCGCCACTCCTCGCGGCTCTGTCCCCAGAGCTCCACCGTGGCGGCCTCGAAGGGGGCGGGGAGTCTGCCGGGCCCCCTCAGGCGCGCGCCCAGCCGGAGCGCCACCTGTTGGGAGGGCGTGTTCTCCGGGGCGATGGAGTGGATGATGTCCGTCCAGCCCAGGTGGTCCACCGCCCAGTCCATGGCGGCGCTGGCGGCCTCGGTGGCGTAGCCCCGGCCCCAGGTGTCCTTCAGCAAGGACCAGCCGACCTCGGTGCCCGGCCAGCCCTCGGGGCACCAGGGGCCCACCCGGCCGATCCACCGGCCCGTGGAGCGCTCCAGGACGGAGAACATGGAGAAGCCCTGCAGCGCCCAGCCGCCGGCCATCCCGCACATGCCGCGCCAGACGACGGAGCGCGGCTGCACCCCACCGATGTGCCGCGCCGAGTCCGGGTCGGACATCAGGGTGACGAAGCCCTCGAAGTCCTCGAGCGCCGTGGGGCGCAGGAGGAGGCGCGCGGTTTCAATCCTCGGTCCTGGTGCTTGCATGGGGTTCCTCGCGAAGAGCCAAGGCGCGGGAGGGTGGCACCCGGCCCCCACTGGGGCAAGCGCTCCTGGAGCCCTCGCGAGGCCCGTGCCCACAAGGCGGGCTTCTTCGCGCCTTTATCGGAAAAGAGGCATGTCCGGCCGCCTGCCCGGACATCGCCGGGGTGGCTCGCTACGACAGGGCACCTGGAACGACGACGAGGGCTTTTCCATGTGGACCGACACGCGCGTGGCACGGAGGCTGGGAACCCGGCTCCCCCTGGTGCAGGGGCCGTTTGGCGGAGGGATGTCCTCGACGCGGCTGGCGGCGGCCGTGTCCGAGGCGGGAGGGCTCGGCTCGTTCGGCGCCCACCACCTGAGCGCCGCGAACATCGAGGCCACCGTCCGGGAGCTGCGGGGGCTCACCTCGCGCCCGTTCGCCATCAACCTGTGGGTGCCATTGGAGGGTGAGAAGGCCCTGCGCCCGACGCCCGCGGAGTTCGAGGCGGCCGTCGCCCGGCTGAAGCCCTGGTACGACGAGCTGGGGCTGGCGCTGCCCACGTATCCGAGCGCGTTCTCGCAGGACTACGAGGCGCAGGTGGAGGCGGTGCTCACGCTCAAGCCGCCGGTGTTCAGCTTCATCTTCGGCATCCCCTCGGCGCGGGTGCTGGAGGCGTGCCGGGCGGCGGGCATCATCACGGCGGGCACGGCGACGAACGTGGACGAGGGGCTGGCGCTGGAGGCGGCGGGCGTGGACCTCATCGTCGCCTCGGGCAGTGAGGCGGGAGGCCACCGGGCCTCGTTCCTCCGCCCCGCCGAGGAGTCCCCGGCGACGACGGCGCTGGTGCCCCAGTTGGCGGACCGGGTGAAGACGCCGCTCATCGCCTCGGGTGGCATCGCGGACGGACGGACGGTGGCCACCGCGCTGGCGCTGGGGGCCGAGGGTGTGCAGGTGGGCACGGCGTTCCTCGCGTGCGAGGAGTCCAACGCGAGCGACGCCTACCGTCAGGCCCTGCGCGAGGAGTCCGCGCGAGGCACGGTGCTCACGCGCGTGTTCTCCGGACGCTACGCGCGCGGCATCAAGAACCGCTTCCTGCGGGAGCTGACACCGCACGAGCGGGAGGTGCCGCCCTACCCCATCCAGAACTGGCTCACCCAGCCGCTGCGCCAGGCGGCGGCCCGGCAGGGACGCGAGGACTTGCTGTCGCTGTGGGCGGGACAGAACGCGCCCCTCATCCGGCACACGCAGGCTGCGGCACTGGTCGACTTCCTCGAGAAGGACACCACGCGCGTGCTGGGACGGCTCGCGGGACTGTAGAAGCCGGGCGCTCAAGACCCCGTCGCCAGCGCCGGAGGACAGGCTTTCGAGCCTCGTCCTCACGACCGCCCGGGTTGGCGCGTTCCGCCCCGCCTCGCCTTGACGGGGTGGGAAGTCCCGTGCTCAAGCACCGCCCATGTCGGACGCGAGTGACTCCAGCACCGCCCTGCCTCCTGCCGCCCCGCCGTCACCGCCCGCGGGGGCATCGCGCCGACGGTCCTTCCTCCAGTGGTGCGACGAGCAGCAGGGCCCGCTGCTGGGCGCGCTCGCGGGGCTGCTCACGTTCCTGGTGACGCTCGGCGCCGGAGCGCTCCAGCCTGGCCGCATCGGCTGGCTCATCCGCGACGACTTCAGCCAGCACCTGATGGGGTGGCTCTACTTCCGGCAGGCCCCGCTGGGCTTCCCGCTGGGGGCGACACCCAATTACATCCATCCGCTGGGGACCTCGCTCGGGTACACGGACTCGATGCCCTGGGTGGGCCTGTTGCTGAGGCCCTTCTCCCCGCTGCTGCCCACGACCTTCCAATATGTCGGCCCGTGGCTGTGCCTGTGTCTCATGCTGCAGGGCGCGGCGGCGGCCTGGGTCGCCCGGCGCCTGGGCGCTTCCAGGTTGCAGCAGGCGTGCGTGGGCGCGCTGTTGGTGCTGTCCCCCACGCTGTTGTCGCGGATGGCCCTGTCGCACGTCGCGCTCTGCACCCACTGGCCCCTGGTCCTGCTCGTCGGGCTGCACCTCGTCCCCCAGCCGGACGCGCGCGCGGCACGACAAGCCCTCTGGCTGGCGCTGGCGCTCTGCGCGTTCACCGCGGGCATCCACCCCGTCATCGCGGTGATGACGCTGCCGCTCGCGGTCTCCCTCTGCGTGCGCACGGCGCTGGAACGACAGCTGCCCGTGAAGGTGCCGCTGCTCGCGGCCGTGGCGTGTGTCGCGGCCATGCTGGGGCTCTTCTTCGTGTTCGGCTACCTGGGCACCCGGACGCCCGTGGGCGCGGGCGGCTTCGGCGAGTTCTCCGCGGACCTCAACACGCTCTTCAACCCGCACGGCCACCACTACAACTGGTCGCGCCTGCTGCCCTTGTTGCCCCGGCTCGGGGGCCAGTACGAGGGGTTCGGCTACCTCGGCGCCGGAGGACTTCTCGGGGCCTTGCTCGCGGCCGTCCTGCTCGCGCGCCAGCCCGCGCCACACCTCGCGCTGTGGCGACGCTGGCTCCCCGTGAGTGTCTTGTCGGTGGGGCTCGCCTTCTTCGCCCTGTCCTGGCGGGTGACCTTCCTGGGCAAGGACGTCGCCGACCTGTCCGCGCTCTATCGGCCCGTGCTGCCGTGGGTCGAGGCGTTCCGCTCCTCGGGGCGCTTCATCTGGCCCCTGTACTACCTGGTGCTCCTGGGCGGCGCGCTGGTGCTCGCGCGGAGGCTGAGCCCCTCGCGGGCCACCCTGCTCGCGGGCGTGCTGCTCGGCCTCCAGGTGATGGACCTCAACCTGGGCGAGGGACGGCAGGCGAACCAGGGCACGGGCCGCTGGGGCACGTCTCCCTCCCCCGAGCTCACCGCGGCGGCGAAGGGACGCGAGCACCTGGTCCTCTATCCGCCGCAGATGCACGACAGCTCGGGACGGGGCTGCCGCGCGGGCCCCTCGGACTACCACCGCTGGGCCTACCGCGCGTACCTGCTCGGCCTCACGTTCAACAGCGGCTACGTGACACGGCTCGACGACGCTCGCGCGCAGGAATACTGCCTGGGCCTGGACGCGGACGTCGCGGCGGGCCGGCTGGACTCGCGCACCGTCTACCTGTCCATCCCGGCACGCGTCGCCCAGCTCCAGCGAATCCCGGGCACGCGCTGCACGCCCGAGGATGGCCTGTGGATGTGTGTCCACGACGCGCCCTCGGACGCGGCGCCGGTGACGGGCCGCTGAGGGCTCACGTCGTCGGGGGCGACTGCTGCGGCTGCGGCTGCGCGGGGATGATGGCCGTCAGGTTGGCGTAGATGGTGGAGCAGATGAGGTCCAGCGGCAGGTCGTTGTCGTCGTGGCCGAAGGGGTCCTCGATTTCGACGCCAATCTCCTCGATGCCGAAGAACACATACGCGACGCAGAACGTGGCCAGCACCGTCAGCCCGCCCAGCGCATCCAGCAGCGCGAAGGGCAGCGTGTAGCAATACACGAGCAGCGCGCGGCGCAGGTGCATCACGTACGCGAAGGGGATGGGCGTCTTGCGGATGCGCTCACAGCCGCCGAGGTAGTCGAGGAGGAGCTGGACATTCTGGTCCAGTTGCATCTGCACGTACTCGGAATAGCGCCCCTCGCGACGGCCGGCGTCGAGCAGCGCGCTCAGCTTGCGCGTCACCGCGAACGGCACATGCTGGGCGCCCATCACCTGGGCCACTTCGTCCGCGGGGAGCTCCTGCGCCAGCGGCCCCAGCGACGCCTTGCCTCGCAGCGACGACGCGGAGGCGAAGGGGAAGGCCGCGGTCCACCTCAGAATCGCGGTGTAGAGGACGGGGTGCGCCTGGAGGAAGACGCCCGAGGCACGCGCCAGGTTGCGCGTCTCGTTGACGATGCCACCCCAGAGCTTCCGGCCCTCCCAGAAGCGGTCGTAGGAGGAGTTGGTGCGGAAGACGAGCAGGAGGCTCAGCGAGATTCCGGCCAGCGTGTGCACCGTGGCGGGGATGCTCACCGAGCGGACGTGGGTGTGGAAGAGGGCGACGCCCAGGGACCACAGGACGCAGACCATGACTCGGGCCACGATTTCGCGGACCATCGAGCCCTTGAGGTAGTGGAAGTAACTCCACCAACGATGCGGGTCGTACTCAACCATGGTGTCGGGGGGCGTAACCTGCCACGCCCTCGACAGGGGGCCGCAACCTTTTTCGGAAGGGGTGTCGCGCCAGCTACTCCGGCGGCTGCGCGATGAGACGGGAGAGCAGCGCGAAGCCCGGGCCCTCCAGGGGCACGCGTCCCCGGAGTGCGGCGAACAGCGACCACCCGTGGTCCGCCAGGAGCACCACGCCGGTGTCCGCCGTGGGGACCAGGCCGATGAAGCCCACATAGCCCCCCATCACCGACGAGCACCACGCCACGGTGTGGCCCCTCACCTGGGAGAGCGACCAGCCCAGCCCCATGCGCACCTTGCCCGCCTCCGCGCGAGGAACCCAGGTCATCGAGAGCGCGCGCGCAAGGCCCGCGTCCTCGCGGCCGAGGCACGCGTCGAGGAAGTTCAACACATCGAGCGCTGTGGAGTGGAGCGCGCCGGCGCCGGGGAGCGCGGGGAAGGTCCACGCGGGCACGGGGCGGCCTCGCGCGGTGTGGCCTGGGAGGAGCCTGGGCGCCATCTCCTCCGTCACGCGCGCCGAGGTGTCGTTCATCTTCAGCGGCTTGAAGAGCCAGTCACGGAGCGCGTGCCCGTAGTTGACGCCCGCGCGGCGTGAGAGCGCATGTCCCAACACGCCCATGCCGAGCAGGGACTCGGAGAAGGGGCGCGGGGGTGGAGAGGCTGGGTGGTAGCCGCGCAGGAAGTCGCCGAAGCGCTGGGCGGAGTAGTGGCCGAACGGGTCCTCCGGCCGCGACTCGGGCGCGTCCAGGTTGGGCGGCAGGTGAGGCATCCCGGAGGTGTGGGTGGCGAGCTGTTCCAGGGTGATGCGCCCCGCGTCGGCGTCAGGAAGGAGCGCGCGGGGA
Coding sequences within it:
- a CDS encoding sigma 54-interacting transcriptional regulator, whose translation is MQQKLAADMSTTAVQTKGSPATAPRSVPALTVVSHPHPQRIGERLLLEVLASVGRTAALSRNAPDFSRPGGLLALPLGDPFLSRTPVLFEPASHGGLRLRVPEDGTQVCVAGESVAGGREFTQEELVAGVPLVLAERVVLLLHLASTVPPSVHRDLGLVGQSQSLQQLRDDILRVADLAVPVLIRGETGTGKELVARAIHEQGPRRSGPFVSVNLGALSKELVAAELFGAQRGAYTGASRDRDGFFRAAHGGTLFLDEVGEAPAEVQAALLRVLETGEVYPVGGHTPVPVDVRLVAATDSNLEARIEERLFKAPLLHRLAGFELRVPPLRERREDIGPLFLHFARQELETTGEGWRLAPTDPRAAPWLPASVAVRLVRYAWPGNVRQLRNITRQLVIGSRGLPGLRVDSRLEQTLDAESLPVPGRVLAPAGAGVPEAAGEAKSSRRKPSEVGEAELLEALRACSWDLKATADFLGIPRPSVYVLIDKSSLIRTARDLSPEEITRCFQECAGDLDKMVQRLEVSRRALQRRVRELGLSDA
- a CDS encoding DUF6311 domain-containing protein — its product is MSDASDSSTALPPAAPPSPPAGASRRRSFLQWCDEQQGPLLGALAGLLTFLVTLGAGALQPGRIGWLIRDDFSQHLMGWLYFRQAPLGFPLGATPNYIHPLGTSLGYTDSMPWVGLLLRPFSPLLPTTFQYVGPWLCLCLMLQGAAAAWVARRLGASRLQQACVGALLVLSPTLLSRMALSHVALCTHWPLVLLVGLHLVPQPDARAARQALWLALALCAFTAGIHPVIAVMTLPLAVSLCVRTALERQLPVKVPLLAAVACVAAMLGLFFVFGYLGTRTPVGAGGFGEFSADLNTLFNPHGHHYNWSRLLPLLPRLGGQYEGFGYLGAGGLLGALLAAVLLARQPAPHLALWRRWLPVSVLSVGLAFFALSWRVTFLGKDVADLSALYRPVLPWVEAFRSSGRFIWPLYYLVLLGGALVLARRLSPSRATLLAGVLLGLQVMDLNLGEGRQANQGTGRWGTSPSPELTAAAKGREHLVLYPPQMHDSSGRGCRAGPSDYHRWAYRAYLLGLTFNSGYVTRLDDARAQEYCLGLDADVAAGRLDSRTVYLSIPARVAQLQRIPGTRCTPEDGLWMCVHDAPSDAAPVTGR
- a CDS encoding GNAT family N-acetyltransferase, giving the protein MQAPGPRIETARLLLRPTALEDFEGFVTLMSDPDSARHIGGVQPRSVVWRGMCGMAGGWALQGFSMFSVLERSTGRWIGRVGPWCPEGWPGTEVGWSLLKDTWGRGYATEAASAAMDWAVDHLGWTDIIHSIAPENTPSQQVALRLGARLRGPGRLPAPFEAATVELWGQSREEWRARRAGPSIG
- the infC gene encoding translation initiation factor IF-3; the protein is MGSRSYTPSKERNILRDQRSSRGQSRDQRTNRRIRAREVRVIGSGGEQLGVMPLEAALEKSRSEGLDLVEISPMASPPVCKIMDYGKFKYEEKKKASEAKRAQVVVHLKEVKLRPKTEDHDYDFKVRNTRRFIEEGDKAKVVIQFRGREITHKEQGTAILDDVAKDLKDVAVVEQPPRMEGRLMFMILAPNPKVAQRAREQVRAAAAEAKRSPPPSAEKPSAEKPAAASAEKPSAEKPAAASSTTPAEETAPAPASAPTETPA
- a CDS encoding NAD(P)H-dependent flavin oxidoreductase translates to MWTDTRVARRLGTRLPLVQGPFGGGMSSTRLAAAVSEAGGLGSFGAHHLSAANIEATVRELRGLTSRPFAINLWVPLEGEKALRPTPAEFEAAVARLKPWYDELGLALPTYPSAFSQDYEAQVEAVLTLKPPVFSFIFGIPSARVLEACRAAGIITAGTATNVDEGLALEAAGVDLIVASGSEAGGHRASFLRPAEESPATTALVPQLADRVKTPLIASGGIADGRTVATALALGAEGVQVGTAFLACEESNASDAYRQALREESARGTVLTRVFSGRYARGIKNRFLRELTPHEREVPPYPIQNWLTQPLRQAAARQGREDLLSLWAGQNAPLIRHTQAAALVDFLEKDTTRVLGRLAGL
- a CDS encoding bestrophin family protein — encoded protein: MVEYDPHRWWSYFHYLKGSMVREIVARVMVCVLWSLGVALFHTHVRSVSIPATVHTLAGISLSLLLVFRTNSSYDRFWEGRKLWGGIVNETRNLARASGVFLQAHPVLYTAILRWTAAFPFASASSLRGKASLGPLAQELPADEVAQVMGAQHVPFAVTRKLSALLDAGRREGRYSEYVQMQLDQNVQLLLDYLGGCERIRKTPIPFAYVMHLRRALLVYCYTLPFALLDALGGLTVLATFCVAYVFFGIEEIGVEIEDPFGHDDNDLPLDLICSTIYANLTAIIPAQPQPQQSPPTT
- a CDS encoding serine hydrolase domain-containing protein produces the protein MTPPPSIAVDFIAEETRRYVRSYRSASLCAGVTWRGEGHVQTYRKMGNPPAYEAVFGLGGLTQVFTGALLALLVDKGQARLDMTLGEVIPRALLPDADAGRITLEQLATHTSGMPHLPPNLDAPESRPEDPFGHYSAQRFGDFLRGYHPASPPPRPFSESLLGMGVLGHALSRRAGVNYGHALRDWLFKPLKMNDTSARVTEEMAPRLLPGHTARGRPVPAWTFPALPGAGALHSTALDVLNFLDACLGREDAGLARALSMTWVPRAEAGKVRMGLGWSLSQVRGHTVAWCSSVMGGYVGFIGLVPTADTGVVLLADHGWSLFAALRGRVPLEGPGFALLSRLIAQPPE